A genomic window from Lotus japonicus ecotype B-129 chromosome 1, LjGifu_v1.2 includes:
- the LOC130734622 gene encoding dynamin-related protein 4C-like, with translation MVSAKKTRSSTKNDLLVHEELEQSQESISVVAPIVSSYNEKIRPVLDAVENLRRLNISKEGIQLPTIVVVGDQSSGKSSVLESLAGISLPRGQGICTRVPLIMRLQNHTLPKPELILEFNGKTISTDEAHVSDAINLATEELAGSGKGISNNPLTLLVKKNGVPDLAMVDLPGITRVPVHGQPENIYDQIKDIIMEYITPDESIILNVLSATVDFTTCESIRMSQTVDKTGLRTLAVVTKADKSPEGLLEKVTADDVNIGLGYVCVRNRIGEESYEEARIEELKLFETHPLLSKIDKSIVGIPVLAQKLVQVQAMIISKTLPDIVKKINEKLASNLSELEKLPPNLSSVADAMTTFLHIIGLSKDSLRKILIAGDFGEYPEDKHMHCTARLVEMLDSFASDLDGSSESDPAKDFLVEEIQMLEEAKMIGLPNFMPRTAFLTILKRKVNSIAKKPIDFVEKVWDYLETVVVYVLALHSLNYYQLQLSATRAGNSLIGKKKQYSIKHVLQSIEMEKNTDYTCNPEYLQEYDKLISRRDSFLREVLDVKKPSKVKLEGVGVIDVGYLRDHTKILSQAFDLKVRMIAYWKIVQRRLIDSMALHLMLSIKDLVNHELEKEICHDLMSPDCGWIERLLEESPSISGKRVKLSRSVKVLQESKETVANIMERIRMVTVSCNAPCSGRHPVL, from the coding sequence ATGGTTTCAGCAAAGAAAACTAGGTCTTCCACTAAAAATGATCTTTTAGTCCATGAAGAATTAGAACAATCTCAAGAATCTATTTCTGTTGTTGCACCAATTGTGTCCTCATACAATGAGAAAATTCGCCCTGTTCTTGATGCTGTTGAAAACCTGAGGCGCCTCAACATTTCTAAAGAGGGAATACAACTTCCCACCATTGTGGTTGTTGGTGATCAATCTTCTGGGAAATCCAGTGTGCTTGAATCTCTTGCTGGTATTAGTTTACCCCGTGGCCAAGGCATATGCACCAGGGTCCCTTTGATCATGAGGCTCCAAAATCACACTCTCCCAAAGCCAGAACTTATTTTGGAGTTCAATGGCAAAACCATTTCAACAGATGAAGCACATGTCTCTGATGCAATAAACCTTGCCACAGAGGAGCTTGCTGGTTCTGGCAAAGGGATTTCCAACAACCCTTTGACTCTTCTGGTGAAGAAGAATGGTGTTCCTGATCTTGCCATGGTTGATCTTCCAGGCATTACTAGGGTGCCTGTTCATGGCCAACCTGAGAATATTTATGACCAGATTAAGGATATTATCATGGAGTACATTACTCCTGATGAAAGCATCATCTTGAATGTTCTTTCAGCAACTGTTGATTTCACCACATGTGAGTCCATTAGGATGTCACAGACTGTGGATAAAACTGGTTTGAGGACACTTGCTGTGGTTACAAAGGCTGATAAGTCCCCTGAAGGCTTGCTAGAGAAGGTGACAGCTGATGATGTTAACATTGGTCTTGGCTATGTTTGTGTCAGAAACCGCATTGGAGAGGAGTCTTATGAGGAAGCAAGAATTGAAGAATTGAAGCTGTTTGAGACTCACCCTCTTCTTTCCAAAATAGACAAATCTATTGTGGGTATTCCTGTTTTGGCTCAAAAGCTTGTTCAGGTTCAAGCAATGATCATATCTAAAACTCTGCCAGATATTGTTAAGAAAATCAATGAAAAGCTTGCTAGTAATTTATCTGAGTTAGAGAAATTGCCTCCCAACTTGTCATCAGTGGCTGATGCTATGACAACTTTCTTGCATATTATTGGGTTGTCTAAAGATTCTCTGAGAAAAATTCTTATAGCAGGAGATTTTGGGGAGTACCCTGAAGACAAACACATGCATTGCACTGCTCGCTTGGTGGAGATGCTTGATTCGTTCGCAAGTGATCTTGATGGAAGTTCTGAAAGTGATCCTGCCAAGGATTTTCTTGTGGAAGAGATACAGATGTTGGAAGAAGCAAAGATGATTGGTCTTCCAAACTTCATGCCAAGAACTGCTTTCCTTACTATACTAAAGAGGAAAGTGAATTCCATTGCAAAGAAACCAATTGATTTTGTTGAAAAAGTGTGGGACTATCTGGAAACTGTTGTGGTTTATGTATTAGCGCTCCATTCATTAAATTATTATCAGCTTCAGCTTTCAGCAACAAGAGCAGGGAATAGTCTTATTGGTAAGAAGAAGCAATATTCAATCAAACATGTGCTGCAATCTATTGAAATGGAGAAGAACACGGATTACACTTGTAATCCTGAGTACTTGCAGGAATATGATAAGCTGATATCTCGTCGAGATTCTTTTTTGAGGGAAGTATTGGATGTTAAGAAGCCGTCAAAAGTAAAGCTTGAAGGTGTTGGGGTAATTGATGTTGGTTATTTGAGGGATCACACTAAAATTCTTAGCCAAGCCTTTGATTTGAAAGTGAGAATGATAGCTTATTGGAAAATTGTGCAGAGGAGGCTGATTGACTCTATGGCATTGCATTTAATGTTGAGTATCAAAGACCTTGTAAACCATGAGCTTGAAAAGGAGATTTGTCATGATTTGATGTCTCCAGATTGCGGTTGGATTGAGAGGCTGTTGGAGGAGTCTCCTtcaatttctgggaagagaGTGAAGCTTAGCAGAAGTGTTAAAGTACTCCAAGAAAGCAAGGAGACAGTAGCTAATATCATGGAGAGAATCAGAATGGTGACGGTAAGTTGTAATGCTCCATGTTCTGGAAGGCATCCCGTCCTCTGA